A segment of the Acidiphilium multivorum AIU301 genome:
GCATCCAGCGTCCATCGCGCCGGACCGAGGCCATCACCGCCAGTGTCCGCCGGAGCGCCTTGACCGCCGCCTTGGCGCGGGCTTCCTGGGTCAGCCCCAGAATGGCGTTGAAAATCAGCAATACGGAAATAATGACAGCCTGCAGCCCGTGACCGAGAAACACTTCCAGCAGGATTGTGGCTTCGAGCATCCAAGGCAAAGGCGCCCATAATTTGGCTGCCAGCGCATGCGGCCAGCTCTCGGATTTATCCGCAACCTCGTTCGTACCAAATTGCCGCAAGAGCCTCTCGGCCTCGGCAGACGGCAAACCCTGCTCAATGTCCGCGCTCATACCGGCATCCGTTGGGTCTATACCCTGCTCATTGTCTCGCTTTCATGTGCATGGCCGCAATAGCGGCCGGTGCGACATTCGGCGTTGTCCATAGCCATAGATGGCAAGCCGTGCGGCCGTCCTGATGCGCCACGTTCTTGCTGGTGCAATCGGATTTCATCGTGTCGAGGATGGCGTTATCGCGCATGAGCTGGTGCCATTGCGCCAAGCCAGCCGGACCTTGCGAGGCAAGGACGGATTGCTCAACGGCCCCGGTAGCGTGAATCGTCCCGGCGGCCTGGCTGTACCCGGCCGCGTTGCCGCGCCAGTAGCCCAAGCCGAAGCCCAAGGCGAGGATCACGATTGCCAGCGCCGCGCAGGAGGCGAGGGTTCGCCACCATACCCACCGTGACATGGCCTTGAGGCGCTGTTCAGCCGCTTGGGCAAAGGAGGCTACGAACTGACGCGACAAATCCGCATGCGCGGCCTCTGCCTGGGCTTTCGCGGCCTTGAAGGCTTGATCGATGGTTTGCGCCAGGCCGTCCCGCGCCTGGCGCACGGCGCTGAAATCCCGATCGACATGCAAGCGGTGTTCAGCCATGGCGCGGCGCTGATCGGCGGCAATGGCGGCGGTCGAGCCCAGGAACACCCGGAGCGCGAGGAGCGTTTGAGCGGTGGGGTCGTTGTCGAGCCGGGCAAGCTGTTCGGCCCGATCCAGCTCCGCTTGCGCGGCGCGGATCGCGGCCTCTGTCTCGCTCTGATCGACAGCCTCGCTCATGGCATCCACGATTTCACGCCGGCGAATTGCTCATCCATCGCCTTGAGCCAGTGGCCCACCCGCGAACGGTTGAACACCCCGAGCGGCGGTTCTGTCTGACCGTCCCGTGCGGCGACGAAACTCGCGGTGCGGGCCTCGACCGCCTCGGCCGCGTGCAGGCGCGGCATCCAGAGGGTGAGCGCCCCGTCCGTTGTTTCATCGCGATAGACGTTGGAGGAGGTCACGCGCCCGAATGCCTGATCGCGCGATTGCCCCGGCGGTGCCACGCCTTCATTGAGCACGAACGCGCGAGCGCGAGGCTTGAAGCCCAAAGCGCCGAGCGTGGCGGCGGGGGTTAAATCCTCGGGATGCGGGCCGGCGAGGTAGAACATCACCACCGCCATGCCCGCCTCCTCAATCATTGCATCGAAGCCGGGCATTTCTGCGGCTATGGTGCGCAGGATCGTATCGCCACCCCCCAGATCGATGATGGCGGTTTGTTTTTCGGCGATGGCGAACTCCATGAAATCTTGCAGCCAGTCGCGAACGGCGGCCTGGTTGAAGGTGTCCGGCCGAGCAACCCCGCCGAAATAGGTCGAGAAGGTTGCGTTGGTGGGGTCAATATCAGCCAGGAGCGGAGCTTTCCCGTCCCGCTGTGCCATCTCGACGATCCAGCGCAGGAAGGTGGTTTTGCCGGTTTTGCCCCGGCCAGCCGCCAGGATGATCTTGGGCCGATCGGCGAGATCCAGGCCCTGAGCCACGGGTTTGGAACGGGTTTGCTCGCTGGTCAGCAGTGGCTTGATTTCCGCCGGCTTGAGTCCGGCGACGGCGCTGCCGGGGCGGAATACAGGGGGGGCGGGTTTTTGCGCGCCGGTGGGCTTCTTTTCTGATGAGGGGGCCTCAGTCATCAAATTCTCCTATCGGGATTTATCGCCACTCCATTTCGGATCGTCAGGATCGGCCGGAGCAGTTGGATCGCCGAGGGCGCGGCGTTCCGCAGCGGAAACGCCCCGGCCCTCATTTCTCATCCATGACCGTTGAAACTTGGGCACTGGCTGGGCCGCCTGGTCAGCCGGAGCAGTAGGATCACCGAGGGCCTGGCGTTCCGCAGGGGAAACACCCCGGCCCTCATTCCTTAACCTAACGGGCTTGAATCGAGGTTCGGGCGCCGGCGTGCTAGCCGGGGCCGCCGCAACCGGGCGCCCTTCGGCCCGTTGCTTGGCGACCAGGCGCCGCGCCCGCAGCCAATAGTTTTCGACGGTGCGCGGCGTGAGCGGCTGGCCGGTGCGCGAGACCAGCCCGGCCGCCGCAAAGTGCTCTGCCAGCCCTTTCCAATGCGCCCCATGCTTATCGAGAAGGGCGGCAAATTCGTCGTGGTGCTCGATAAACCAGACCATCAACGGCGACCGCCGGCGAAGGCCGGAAGCCATCGCCGCACTGAGCTTTTCAATATCGAGATCAGGCGCGGGCATGGGGAATCCTACCGATTTCAACCTCTGCACGTCAATAGAACGCAGCACAACCACAGCAGAATCACAGCATAAAGTCCGCCATATTCGTAGCAGATACGATGCAAAAACACAGCATATTCGCTGCATATCCGCGCCAGAAATCTCGCCAAACTCCCGCCAGTGTGCGGGCGGAGAAAGCGGAGAAGAAGTTACAGACCATTGCACCTATGGAGCTTGCGGCGCAAGAGGCAATGGCGTTAGGTTGATGGGCAGGAGTTCCGCCCGATGCCCGAGCCCGAAACCGCCCCGATGCCCCCGAAAGATGACCGCCTCGATGCCGTCATCCAGGCGCTGCGGCTGATGATCGAGACGCAGAACACGCACAGCCAAATGCTGGCGCGGTTGATCGAGCTGGCGACCCCTTCGGAAGAAAGCCCGCTTGAGGAATCCCTTGCGGAGATTGCCGGGGCGCTGCGCGATCAGACCACCGCGCTCCTGCAAATCGGCACGACGCTGGACGGGCTGGGGGCCGAGGTTGAGGCCGGGGTGATGCGCGGCCTCGCCACCGCGCTAGAGTCCGGCGAGGAGGCTACGCAGCAAGAGGCGGGCGGAGAGACATGCTGACGTTCCGCGCCGGTGCGGCTTCCACCTCATCCGGTGCCGCCGGGAAGATGGCGGACCACCTGATGACCATGACGCTGCCGGGCTTCGAGCAGGACATGGCGACGTATTATCAGCGCGGCATGATGGCCGAGGGTGGCCTTTGGCAGCCGGGCACTGAGGCGGCGGAAGATAACGCGGCGGCCACCGCCACGGACGCAGCTCGCCCTGGCACCATTCCCGAGCCCCGGCGCGACATGCACCCGGCCGTTGCTGCCGCGCTGGGGATTGACACCTCGCGCCCGCTGACCCGTGACGAGATTGCCGAGCTGCTGGCGGGCAATCGGGCGGATGGCGAGAAGATCGCGGGCAAACAATATCAGC
Coding sequences within it:
- a CDS encoding P-loop NTPase family protein, which encodes MTEAPSSEKKPTGAQKPAPPVFRPGSAVAGLKPAEIKPLLTSEQTRSKPVAQGLDLADRPKIILAAGRGKTGKTTFLRWIVEMAQRDGKAPLLADIDPTNATFSTYFGGVARPDTFNQAAVRDWLQDFMEFAIAEKQTAIIDLGGGDTILRTIAAEMPGFDAMIEEAGMAVVMFYLAGPHPEDLTPAATLGALGFKPRARAFVLNEGVAPPGQSRDQAFGRVTSSNVYRDETTDGALTLWMPRLHAAEAVEARTASFVAARDGQTEPPLGVFNRSRVGHWLKAMDEQFAGVKSWMP